The Impatiens glandulifera chromosome 3, dImpGla2.1, whole genome shotgun sequence genome contains a region encoding:
- the LOC124931941 gene encoding probable arabinosyltransferase ARAD1, whose translation MNQRQPKNKPPSPSSFSNVKSLTLNSKLGRKSILKHVLLAILFVISCFAFLNAYTNTFSCLDSAFSSCTGDKNPSFHDIQAPVKVYMYNLPRRFTYGVIESYTVARNGLKDSVNDVSLLKYPGNQHSAEWYLFEDLTRANRSGSPVERVLDPEDADLFYVPFFSSLSLVVNPIGHAVAASGITMYSDEATQEGLIQWLEEQEFWTRNNGWDHIFVCQDPNALYKVVDRLKNGILLVSDFGRLNRNHASLVKDVILPYSHRIRTFEGEVGVNSRTTLLFFMGNRYRKEGGKVRDILFQILEKEEDVVIKHGAQSRESRRMASQGMHTSKFCLHPAGDTPSACRLFDAIVSLCIPVIVSDYIELPFEDVISYKNIAIFVDSNTAVKPGYLVKLLRKVSTDRILEFQQEIKKVKHYFEYEDPNGTVSEIWRQVSLKLPLIKTMINRDKRLVKRDLSEPDCSCICSNQTGFKTTL comes from the exons ATGAACCAACGACAACCCAAGAACAAACCTCCATCTCCCTCTTCATTTTCCAATGTAAAGTCTCTGACCCTTAATTCCAAACTGGGCAGGAAATCCATTCTCAAACATGTATTGCTCGCAATTCTTTTTGTCATTtcttgttttgctttccttaaTGCATACACAAACACTTTTTCATGCCTGGATTCCGCCTTTTCATCTTGCACTGGTGATAAGAACCCCAGTTTTCATGATATTCAAGCACCAGTCAAGGTTTATATGTACAATCTGCCAAGAAGGTTCACATATGGGGTTATTGAAAGCTATACGGTGGCTCGCAATGGGCTGAAGGATTCAGTCAATGACGTGTCGTTGCTCAAGTATCCAGGAAACCAGCACTCAGCAGAGTGGTATTTGTTTGAAGATTTGACGCGAGCTAACCGTTCAGGTTCTCCAGTTGAGAGGGTCTTGGATCCTGAGGATGCAGATTTGTTCTATGTTCCATTCTTCTCATCCTTAAGCCTGGTGGTTAACCCGATAGGCCATGCTGTTGCTGCATCTGGAATCACAATGTACAGTGACGAGGCGACACAAGAAGGGCTTATCCAGTGGTTGGAGGAGCAGGAATTCTGGACGAGGAATAATGGATGGGATCACATTTTTGTGTGCCAGGACCCTAATGCCTTGTATAAAGTTGTGGACAGATTGAAAAATGGAATTTTGCTGGTTTCAGATTTTGGGAGATTAAACCGTAATCATGCTTCATTGGTGAAAGATGTGATATTACCCTACTCCCATCGTATCAGAACCTTTGAAGGGGAAGTTGGCGTCAATTCTAGGACAACTCTTCTTTTCTTCATGGGGAATCGCTACAGGAAAGAG GGTGGGAAAGTTCGCGATATACTTTTTCAAATACTTGAGAAAGAAGAAGACGTGGTTATAAAGCATGGTGCACAATCTAGGGAAAGTCGACGCATGGCTTCACAGGGGATGCATACATCGAAGTTTTGTTTACATCCTGCTGGAGATACTCCATCAGCTTGTCGTCTTTTTGATGCAATTGTGAGTTTGTGTATTCCAGTCATAGTTAGTGACTATATCGAGTTGCCCTTTGAAGATGTAATTAGCTACAAGAACATTGCTATATTTGTGGATTCAAATACAGCTGTTAAGCCAGGTTACTTGGTTAAGTTGCTTAGAAAAGTGAGCACAGATAGAATTCTGGAGTTTCAGCAAGAGATCAAAAAG GTGAAACACTATTTTGAGTATGAGGATCCAAATGGAACAGTAAGTGAGATATGGCGGCAGGTGTCATTAAAGCTTCCACTTATAAAGACAATGATAAACCGCGACAAACGTCTTGTGAAGAGGGACTTGTCTGAACCTGATTGCTCATGTATCTGTTCAAACCAGACGGGATTCAAGACCACACTGTGA
- the LOC124932338 gene encoding uncharacterized protein LOC124932338, whose protein sequence is MFGRTDIIMKFEDFLLQKPCDHPKQQKRLELQQEVGKLQDELDAELKLSNLLTCALQKDPPPVLPCSCLVHKFIPSKVQMLLRELSIVEKDIVSLERQVDKLKLELNQERKNQPSSLTRHRRHRQHYSYKSSSRGRRASVDSSIDDVQSLPGLIYETPQQSNGIEPNKISQELVNCLISIFLHLNQGSTATMSNNRGSSIIPKHSISCMSSKGLISKASLINSCKAPVLSFDNNNLNIIVDPYGVLPDFNGVIRDIGEYKHFIQITRNSMDRSRVPDCFQAMGRLRALMHKLSNVDLTLLTYKQKLAFWINLYNACIMHAFLEHGLPSTHEKLLALMNKAAVNVGGIILNALAIEHFILRCPSDTTNGIADEKEVLLRHAYGLGYPEPNVTFALCRGSWSSPALRVYTADDVVDQLGRARVEYLEAAVGVTSKKKVLVPKLLQWHMKDFADDMESLLEWIYSQLPPHSGSLKKLMMECVIGETKSPLSRMVEIQPYDSEFRYLLQS, encoded by the exons ATG TTTGGACGAACAGATATAATTATGAAATTCGAGGATTTCTTGTTGCAGAAGCCATGTGATCACCCGAAGCAGCAGAAAAGGCTCGAGCTTCAACAAGAG GTGGGTAAATTGCAGGACGAATTAGATGCAGAATTAAAACTCAGCAATCTTTTGACATGTGCACTGCAGAAAGACCCTCCTCCTGTTCTTCCCTGTTCATGCCTTGTTCACAAATTCATTCCTTCCAAG GTTCAGATGCTTCTCAGAGAGCTTTCTATAGTGGAGAAAGACATAGTAAGCCTAGAGAGACAAGTAGATAAGTTGAAGCTGGAGTTAAACCAAGAGAGGAAAAACCAACCGTCGTCACTCACTCGACATAGACGTCACAGGCAACACTACTCCTACAAATCATCGTCAAGAGGGAGAAGGGCATCTGTCGATTCTTCCATTGACGACGTTCAAAGCTTGCCTG GGTTGATTTATGAGACGCCACAACAAAGTAATGGAATCGAACCAAATAAAATCTCACAAGAACTGGTTAACTGCCTGATAAGCATCTTTCTCCATCTTAACCAGGGTTCTACTGCCACTATGAGCAACAACAGGGGATCTAGCATTATCCCAAAGCATTCTATCTCTTGCATGAGCTCAAAGGGGTTAATCTCAAAGGCCTCATTGATCAATTCATGTAAAGCACCTGtattatcatttgataacaacaatttaaatattatagtagACCCTTATGGGGTACTGCCAGATTTCAACGGGGTAATAAGAGATATCGGTGAATATAAGCATTTCATCCAAATCACGAGAAATTCTATGGACAGAAGCCGCGTTCCTGATTGTTTTCAAGCAATGGGTAGACTAAG gGCGTTGATGCATAAACTGAGCAATGTGGATTTGACATTGTTGACATACAAGCAAAAACTAGCATTCTGGATTAACTTATACAACGCCTGCATCATGCAT GCATTTTTGGAACATGGGTTGCCTTCCACGCATGAGAAACTCTTGGCACTTATGAATAAG GCTGCGGTGAACGTGGGAGGGATCATTCTAAATGCTTTGGCCATTGAACATTTCATTCTTCGGTGCCCATCTGATACAACAAAT GGCATAGCAGATGAGAAGGAAGTTCTTCTACGGCATGCCTATGGTCTGGGGTACCCGGAGCCAAACGTGACATTTGCCCTTTGCAGGGGAAGCTGGTCTTCGCCAGCG CTACGAGTGTATACAGCGGATGATGTGGTGGATCAATTGGGAAGAGCGAGAGTTGAGTATCTGGAAGCTGCGGTTGGGGTAACGAGCAAGAAGAAGGTGTTGGTGCCGAAGCTTCTGCAATGGCACATGAAGGATTTTGCGGACGATATGGAATCATTGCTCGAATGGATTTACAGTCAATTGCCTCCTCATTCTGGGTCGTTGAAGAAGTTAATGATGGAATGCGTAATTGGAGAAACGAAATCCCCTTTATCGAGAATGGTGGAAATTCAACCCTATGATTCTGAATTCAGGTATTTGCTTCAATCGTGA
- the LOC124929805 gene encoding phytosulfokine receptor 1-like, translating to MVNLNLLDLKKLKKFLAGSNMLSGYLPVSLINSPSISTISVNNNSFSGSISAINCSAMASLSYLNLDTNNFVGPIPSDLSLCQRLQVILLSRIKLNSQIPESFKSMKALTVFSVSNSSVYNLSSALSILQHCENLTHLILTTNFMTESMPVDPTLRFDNVKALVIANCGLTGSIPSWLTHSTNLHLLDLSWNRLSGEIPSWFNKMEFIFYLDLSNNSLHGEIPESLTQLRGLTYGQVKDPPIDALPLFLRKNQSLPALQYNRIWSFRPTLDLSHNKLVGQISINFGKLRTLHIFDLSHNMVTGHIPSNLSNMSSLEVLDLSYNSLSGMIPLSLQLLSFLSQFNVAHNNLTGRIPTGGQFLTFPNSSFEGNQGLCNALLTRSCDGSEGNDLNYEIEEEDNELDLESSIFGLQFGIGVIVGFVGAVVGIEKSGEKFFRTKGALDSESKQSDCFLWLSYDLAIDGNRIYWNSCGPNRGATSGALILIQSTRSVKFTHQRYFRLDLKFPHIYLIKNNIGIRARLHKLIELFDAI from the exons ATGGTCAATCTCAATTTATTAGATCTCAAGAAACTTAAGAAGTTTTTAGCCGGTTCGAACATGCTTTCAGGGTATTTGCCAGTGTCACTGATAAATTCCCCTAGCATTTCGACCATTAGTGTGAACAATAATTCTTTTTCTGGTTCCATTTCTGCTATAAACTGTTCAGCCATGGCATCATTATCTTATCTTAATCTCGACACAAATAACTTTGTTGGTCCTATTCCGAGTGACCTCTCCTTGTGCCAACGGCTACAAGTTATATTGTTGTCTCGAATTAAACTCAATAGCCAAATACCCGAAAGCTTCAAGTCGATGAAGGCTCTAACTGTCTTTTCTGTTTCCAATTCCAGTGTCTACAACTTATCTTCTGCTCTCTCCATCCTTCAACACTGTGAAAACTTGACTCATTTGATCCTAACAACAAATTTTATGACTGAATCCATGCCAGTAGACCCTACCCTGAGATTTGACAATGTGAAGGCGCTTGTGATCGCAAACTGTGGGTTAACCGGCTCCATCCCTTCTTGGTTAACTCATTCCACCAACTTGCATCTGTTGGATCTTTCTTGGAATAGGTTGAGCGGAGAAATCCCTTCATGGTTCAACAAAATGGAATTTATCTTCTACTTGGATCTGTCAAACAATTCCTTGCATGGAGAAATCCCAGAAAGCTTAACTCAACTAAGAGGCTTGACATACGGGCAAGTTAAAGATCCCCCAATAGATGCTCTTCCTTTATTCTTAAGAAAGAATCAATCTCTACCAGCCTTACAATATAATAGAATTTGGAGCTTTCGTCCGACCTTGGATTTGAGCCATAACAAGCTTGTGGGacaaatttcaataaattttggCAAATTGAGGACACTCCATATATTTGACTTGAGCCATAACATGGTAACAGGACACATTCCTAGTAACTTGTCTAACATGTCTAGCTTGGAGGTTTTAGATTTGTCATATAATAGTCTATCTGGAATGATCCCACTTTCATTGCAACTACTCAGCTTCCTTTCGCAATTCAACGTTGCTCACAATAATCTTACAGGGAGAATCCCAACTGGAGGTCAGTTTCTTACGTTTCCAAATTCGAGTTTTGAGGGGAACCAAGGCCTATGCAATGCATTATTAACGAGGTCTTGCGATGGATCCGAAGGGAATGATCTTAATTacgaaattgaagaagaagataatgaaTTAGATTTGGAATCCTCCATTTTTGGGCTGCAATTTGGCATTGGAGTTATTGTTGGCTTTGTTGGTGCGGTGGTGGGCAtagaaaaat CTGGAGAGAAGTTCTTTAGAACAAAGGGTGCTCTTGATTCTGAAAGCAAGCAATCAGATTGTTTCCTTTGGTTATCCTACGATCTAGCAATCGACGGTAACCGGATCTATTGGAACTCGTGTGGACCAAATAGAGGAGCAACAAGTGGGGCTCTGATCCTGATCCAATCAACCAGATCTGTCaaattcacgcatcaaag GtattttagattagatctaAAATTTCCGCACATATACCTAATCAAAAACaacattggtatcagagcgaggttgcATAAACTGATAGAACTATTTGATGCAATCTGA
- the LOC124932614 gene encoding uncharacterized protein LOC124932614 has translation MTLTRKQYHDQEEEEEHCPNGHRLELIMKKAPTNSFTCDGCKEMGSGPRYSCCDTCNYELHTECHKPCPTMKSHHFPPQHTFEFLRGPKSPCFCVACGKGISGFVYHCKDNPGLYLHPCCTNLNIVLKLPCMMIKDAAADADAAGADFFLQDDDAARYDDLASKPCFYCKKTEGFPGWSYVHFSGGTGGYRCHVYCSMQITRRQISMDTEKGQTGQCCTCSGGHQLKLTKAPMNIKNSKSYFKCDGCKEKGYGPSYGCDICKFYLHVECHQPSLTVQDNCLPGHTFDFLRHPPSPPAKSGPCSCRACGKSVLGFSYHCKESGWNLHPCCINLYPKINSSSSKSKIELFLRRNDDIAGRSKLTKACYWCKKTTLSETNEEVPGWSYVSKCGVHRYHVYCMMEKVPEIRCRRLLQIADRMSSKGNARTNNKRDDDDGEFWLSVLSNVLQLSTGLDPTSVLIDSLVDLII, from the coding sequence ATGACTCTTACGAGAAAACAATATCATGatcaggaggaggaggaggagcaTTGCCCAAATGGGCACCGACTAGAACTGATCATGAAGAAGGCGCCTACAAATTCCTTTACCTGCGACGGCTGCAAGGAAATGGGATCTGGCCCTCGCTACAGTTGCTGCGATACCTGCAACTATGAACTCCACACGGAATGCCACAAGCCTTGTCCCACCATGAAATCCCACCACTTCCCTCCACAACACACATTCGAGTTCCTCCGAGGACCAAAGTCTCCCTGTTTCTGCGTTGCCTGTGGAAAGGGTATCTCGGGCTTCGTTTACCACTGCAAGGACAATCCTGGACTGTACCTCCACCCTTGCTGTACTAATCTTAATATCGTTCTCAAGTTACCCTGCATGATGATCAAAGATGCAGCTGCAGATGCAGATGCAGCAGGTGCAGACTTTTTCCTACAGGACGATGATGCTGCTCGTTATGATGACCTCGCATCGAAACCATGTTTCTATTGCAagaaaaccgagggttttccgGGGTGGTCTTACGTGCACTTCTCCGGTGGGACTGGGGGTTATCGATGTCATGTTTATTGTTCCATGCAGATAACCCGGCGGCAAATATCCATGGATACAGAGAAGGGTCAGACTGGTCAGTGTTGCACTTGCAGCGGTGGGCATCAATTAAAACTCACGAAGGCGcctatgaatataaaaaatagtaaatccTACTTCAAGTGCGACGGCTGCAAGGAAAAGGGATATGGTCCCAGCTACGGTTGCGATATCTGCAAGTTCTACCTTCACGTGGAATGCCACCAGCCTTCTCTCACTGTCCAAGACAACTGTTTACCAGGACACACCTTCGATTTCCTCCGCCACCCCCCTTCTCCTCCGGCCAAGTCCGGGCCCTGCTCCTGCCGGGCCTGTGGAAAGTCGGTCCTTGGGTTTTCTTACCACTGCAAGGAGAGTGGGTGGAACCTCCACCCTTGCTGTATCAATCTGTATCCCAAAATCAACTCCTCCAGCTCCAAATCCAAAATTGAGTTATTCCTACGACGAAATGATGATATTGCGGGAAGAAGCAAATTAACGAAAGCTTGTTACTGGTGCAAGAAAACGACTCTGTCGGAGACAAATGAAGAAGTGCCGGGATGGTCTTACGTGTCAAAGTGTGGGGTTCATCGGTATCACGTTTATTGTATGATGGAGAAGGTGCCGGAGATTCGTTGTCGTCGATTACTTCAGATTGCTGACAGAATGAGTAGTAAGGGAAACGCCAGGACTAATAATAAAagggatgatgatgatggcgaATTTTGGTTGAGCGTTCTGTCAAATGTATTACAACTTAGCACGGGTCTTGATCCGACTTCTGTTCTAATCGATAGTCTCGTCGACTTGATAATCTAA
- the LOC124931099 gene encoding pEARLI1-like lipid transfer protein 1 has product MASKTSASLALFFFVNLLFFSLVSSCGTCPNPPKPKPKPKPKPLPSCPPPPAHPAPSAPPVQPTPLAPPVHPAPPTHQAPPRAPTCPRDALKLGVCADLLGGLLGTIIGTPSKTDCCTLIAGLGDLDAAVCLCTAIKANVLGINLNVPVSLSLLLNVCEKKLPSGFQCA; this is encoded by the coding sequence ATGGCTTCTAAAACCTCGGCCTCTCTTGCCCTCTTCTTCTTTGTTAACCTCCTCTTCTTTTCCCTTGTTTCCTCTTGTGGTACGTGCCCTAATCCCCCGAAGCCCAAACCTAAGCCTAAACCGAAGCCACTCCCTAGTTGCCCTCCTCCCCCGGCTCACCCAGCTCCCTCGGCCCCCCCGGTTCAACCAACTCCCTTGGCCCCCCCGGTTCACCCGGCTCCCCCGACTCACCAGGCTCCCCCTAGGGCCCCTACTTGTCCTAGGGATGCTCTTAAGTTGGGAGTGTGCGCCGATTTGCTTGGAGGATTGCTTGGTACCATCATTGGAACTCCTTCCAAGACCGATTGTTGCACGCTCATTGCTGGCTTGGGCGATCTCGACGCTGCTGTTTGTCTTTGCACTGCCATCAAGGCAAACGTGCTTGGAATCAACCTCAATGTTCCCGTTTCTCTCAGCTTGCTTCTTAATGTTTGCGAGAAGAAATTGCCGTCTGGCTTCCAGTGTGCTTAA
- the LOC124929492 gene encoding probable dual-specificity RNA methyltransferase RlmN, whose amino-acid sequence MALLQQACFVPLVRAARSRSLTIPPRASLVPALTKSTPHADSHVLLGMSEQELQQLAVDLGQEKYRGKQLYQLLYKRKMKEIKDLSHLPQVFKDNLQEAGWRVGRSPIHESVKAADGTVKLLIKLEDNRLVETVGIPVVDEDGGSMRLTACVSSQVGCPLRCSFCATGKGGFSRNLQRHEIIDQVLAIEDVFKNRVTNVVFMGMGEPMLNMKAVLDAHRCLNKDILIGQRMITISTVGVPNTIKKLASHKLQSTLAVSLHAPNQKLRESIVPSAKSYPLEALMKDCKDYFTETNRRVSFEYALLAGVNDATEHAIELAELLQRWGHSYHVNLIPFNPIEDSEYRRPYRKAVLAFSKALESRKITVSVRITRGLDANAACGQLRNKFQKSPLLTDSNIDDLKVEEGPLLTDSNNGDLKVEEQEDLAAVAC is encoded by the exons ATGGCGCTGCTTCAGCAGGCTTGCTTTGTGCCACTCGTACGCGCAGCTCGTTCCCGGTCCCTCACAATTCCTCCTCGCGCCTCTCTTGTTCCCGCCTTAACAAAATCAACACCGCATGCCGACTCTCATGTCCTCCTTGGTATGTCTGAACAAGAGCTCCAGCAACTTGCAGTCGATTTGGGTCAG GAAAAGTATAGAGGGAAGCAGCTTTACCAGCTATTGTACAAGAGGAAGATGAAGGAGATTAAAGATTTAAGTCATT TGCCTCAGGTGTTTAAAGATAATCTTCAGGAAGCTGGATGGAGGGTTGGGCGTTCTCCGATTCATGAATCAGTCAAGGCAGCAGATGGCACTGTCAAG TTGCTAATAAAGCTGGAGGACAATAGACTAGTTGAAACTGTTGGTATACCAGTGGTAGATGAAGATGGCGGTTCAATGCGCCTAACAGCATGTGTCTCATCACAG GTTGGTTGCCCTCTTCGTTGCTCCTTCTGTGCAACGGGCAAGGGGGGATTCTCAAGGAACCTTCAACGACATGAAATCATTGATCAG GTTCTGGCAATAGAGGATGTTTTCAAAAACAGGGTCACAAATGTGGTGTTCATGGGAATGGGCGAGCCTATGTTGAACATGAAAGCGGTTCTTGATGCACACCGATGCTTGAATAAG GATATTCTAATTGGGCAAAGGATGATAACCATTTCAACTGTTGGTGTTCCAAATACAATCAAGAAGTTGGCTTCTCACAAGCTTCAATCAACCTTGGCTGTCAG TTTGCACGCTCCAAACCAAAAGCTCAGGGAAAGCATTGTGCCTAGTGCAAAATCCTATCCACTCGAAGCATTAATGAAAGATTGCAAAGACTACTTCACTGAAACCAATAGGCGTGTCTCTTTCGAATATGCCCTTTTAG CCGGGGTAAATGATGCTACAGAGCACGCAATAGAACTCGCTGAGTTGCTCCAACGTTGGGGCCATTCTTATCATGTGAACCTCATACCTTTCAACCCAATTGAGGATTCTGAGTACCGTCGCCCATACAGAAAAGCG GTGTTGGCATTTTCGAAAGCTCTAGAGTCCCGCAAAATTACTGTGAGTGTGCGGATTACTCGAGGCCTTGATGCAAATGCTGCCTGCGGACAACTTAGAAACAAGTTTCAAAAGAGCCCTCTGCTTACAGATTCCAATATCGATGATCTCAAAGTGGAAGAAGGCCCTCTGCTTACAGATTCAAATAACGGGGATCTCAAAGTGGAAGAACAGGAGGATCTAGCTGCGGTTGCTTGTTGA
- the LOC124932830 gene encoding 14 kDa proline-rich protein DC2.15-like, which produces MVPKISNCLAFFITLDLLFFSLVSSSLAPHTCPMEDTLKLGVCDDFLGRLIGVIIEYPPNTSCCALINGLVDLEAAICLCTAIKENVLGINHNVPASLNLLLYACGKKTPPDFNCV; this is translated from the coding sequence ATGGTTCCCAAAATCTCTAACTGTCTAGCTTTCTTCATCACCCTCGACCTCCTCTTCTTTTCCCTCGTGTCATCTTCCCTGGCTCCCCATACCTGTCCTATGGAGGACACTCTTAAGTTGGGAGTGTGCGACGATTTTCTTGGAAGATTAATTGGTGTCATCATCGAATATCCTCCCAATACTTCTTGTTGCGCGCTCATAAATGGCTTGGTTGATCTCGAGGCTGCTATTTGTCTTTGCACTGCCATCAAGGAAAACGTACTTGGCATCAACCACAATGTTCCTGCCTCTCTCAACTTGCTTCTTTATGCTTGCGGGAAGAAAACACCGCCTGATTTCAATTGTGTTTAa